A single region of the Pontibacter kalidii genome encodes:
- a CDS encoding N-acetylmuramoyl-L-alanine amidase family protein, with product MKNIVTVSILAFVFLLCSSNTLEFKKEYKVRTVVIDAGHGGKDVGCNGKFSHEAIVALDIAKQVGALIEKNVPGVKVVYTRTEDKFVELIDRAGIANKNNADLFISIHLNAGPPTAYGTETYTMGLHTSNGNLEVAKRENSVILHEENYEANYNGFDPNSPQSHILFALHQSAYMDNSLRFAEKVEREFSTRAGRKSRGVKQAGFLVLWKSYMPSVLIECGFLTNPTEEKFLNDKTGQSYIASGIYRAFREYKQEMEAMN from the coding sequence GTGAAAAATATTGTTACTGTATCAATTCTGGCTTTTGTTTTTTTGCTGTGCTCCTCTAACACCCTTGAATTTAAGAAAGAGTACAAAGTTCGCACAGTTGTGATTGATGCCGGCCATGGCGGCAAAGACGTAGGGTGCAACGGTAAATTCTCGCATGAGGCCATTGTCGCGCTCGATATTGCCAAGCAGGTAGGTGCCCTGATAGAGAAGAACGTGCCTGGGGTGAAAGTTGTTTACACCCGCACTGAGGATAAGTTTGTGGAACTGATAGACCGCGCCGGCATAGCCAACAAGAATAACGCTGACCTCTTCATATCCATCCACCTGAACGCGGGCCCGCCCACTGCTTACGGCACCGAGACCTATACCATGGGGCTTCATACTTCCAACGGGAACCTGGAGGTCGCCAAGCGTGAGAACTCCGTAATCCTGCACGAGGAGAACTATGAGGCCAATTACAATGGCTTCGACCCGAACTCCCCGCAAAGTCATATTTTGTTTGCCCTGCACCAGAGCGCCTACATGGATAACAGCCTTCGCTTCGCCGAAAAAGTGGAACGCGAGTTCAGCACCCGTGCCGGCCGCAAAAGCCGCGGTGTGAAGCAGGCAGGCTTTCTGGTCCTCTGGAAATCATATATGCCGAGCGTGCTGATCGAGTGCGGCTTCCTGACCAACCCTACAGAAGAAAAATTTCTTAACGATAAGACCGGGCAATCGTATATTGCATCAGGTATATATCGTGCCTTCCGGGAGTATAAGCAAGAGATGGAGGCGATGAACTAA
- a CDS encoding MlaD family protein, which translates to MKISKELKVALLGIAALVILYFGFMYLKGSDVFSDYRRYYVVYNNVDGLTPSNPIFLNGIPVGTVRDMKLLTDQDNKIRVELEVMKELQVGDSTIAAIGSSDILGSKAITLYLGNSSTLYEGGETLIPFTQSSITEMISTKTVPIIDKVDTTLARINRLLDAEAKGNIQDILANTAASTKAVNDLLRANQQNINQITGNINDLTNSMKSTQRHIDRLALNIAEITDTLKQVEINQLVNNANEAVKEMQAAAAQLNSTEGSLGKLMYDEQLYENMNRSTQALNLLLRDIQAYPKRYVSFSVFGRKDKYKVDETGRVITLEEVKELQDQYPEEFRTVPDTVYVPVPKGDNVKADTPGNK; encoded by the coding sequence GTGAAAATATCAAAGGAACTTAAAGTTGCGCTGCTGGGAATTGCGGCACTGGTTATCCTATACTTCGGGTTCATGTACCTGAAAGGGTCAGACGTGTTCTCTGACTATCGCCGGTACTATGTTGTTTACAATAACGTAGACGGACTTACGCCTTCTAATCCTATATTTCTGAATGGTATACCGGTAGGAACGGTGCGCGACATGAAGCTCCTGACCGATCAGGATAACAAAATCCGGGTGGAACTGGAGGTGATGAAGGAGTTGCAGGTAGGAGATTCCACCATTGCCGCCATCGGCAGCTCCGACATCCTGGGAAGCAAAGCCATTACCTTATACTTAGGCAACAGCTCCACGCTGTATGAGGGCGGCGAAACGCTTATCCCATTCACGCAAAGCAGCATCACGGAGATGATCTCAACCAAGACAGTACCGATCATCGATAAGGTGGATACCACGCTGGCACGGATAAACCGCCTGCTCGATGCGGAGGCAAAAGGCAACATCCAGGATATCCTGGCCAATACGGCAGCCTCCACAAAAGCTGTAAACGATCTGCTGCGCGCCAACCAACAGAACATCAACCAGATCACCGGCAACATAAACGATCTGACCAACTCCATGAAGTCGACGCAGCGCCACATAGACCGCCTGGCGCTGAACATAGCTGAGATTACCGACACCCTGAAGCAAGTGGAGATTAACCAACTGGTGAACAACGCCAATGAGGCAGTAAAGGAGATGCAGGCTGCGGCAGCCCAGCTAAACTCGACCGAGGGCTCCTTGGGCAAGCTGATGTACGACGAGCAGCTGTATGAGAACATGAACCGCTCCACGCAGGCACTGAACCTGCTGCTGCGCGATATACAGGCCTATCCGAAACGCTACGTCAGCTTCTCTGTGTTTGGCCGCAAAGACAAGTATAAAGTAGACGAGACCGGCCGTGTGATCACCCTGGAGGAGGTGAAGGAGCTGCAGGATCAATACCCGGAGGAGTTCAGGACCGTGCCCGATACGGTTTATGTGCCTGTGCCTAAAGGGGATAATGTGAAGGCGGACACACCCGGCAATAAATAA